The proteins below are encoded in one region of Anoplopoma fimbria isolate UVic2021 breed Golden Eagle Sablefish chromosome 19, Afim_UVic_2022, whole genome shotgun sequence:
- the hyal6 gene encoding hyaluronoglucosaminidase 6, which produces MALMGLRLLALALWFGVGVQLQVLGDQMKPARTPLIPHRPFVVVWNAPTESCRLRFKVDLDLSVFDIVANLNETLSGPNVTIFYHSHLGYYPYYSNSGVPINGGLPQNQSISKHLSKARVDIDKLIPHKDFRGLGVIDWENWRPQWVRNWGAKDIYRNKSKEQIRKLHPNWPESKVEKEAKEGFERAGQTFMNLTLALAEGRRPDGLWGFYLFPDCYNYGYKQHPQRYTGECPNVEHVRNDHLMWLWKESTALYPSIYLDYELKSSSNTVKFVHYRVKEAMRIASIARTDYTLPVFVYSRPFYAYTFVVLSESDLVHTIGESAVLGVSGVVLWGSSEYARSQRNCLTVKKYIDGPLGHYVINVTSAAKLCSKALCKKNGRCVRKSLDSGAYLHLNPRFFHIRRNPAPRGPRFHVSGHLNNHDILDMKHKFTCQCYQGWTGVYCEMPQAPPPPPPSSPPRPAFPLPHPAEDSLLGEILLLLSLHFSCLCIIMFLGLCLVIKCLIL; this is translated from the exons ATGGCGCTGATGGGGCTCCGTCTCCTGGCACTGGCCTTGTGGTTTGGCGTCGGAGTACAGCTCCAGGTTCTGGGCGACCAGATGAAGCCGGCCCGGACACCTCTGATCCCTCACCGGCCTTTTGTTGTGGTGTGGAACGCTCCTACCGAGTCCTGCCGCCTTCGATTCAAGGTGGACCTGGACCTCAGCGTTTTCGACATCGTAGCGAACCTCAATGAAACCCTAAGCGGACCAAACGTCACCATATTCTACCACAGCCACTTAGGGTACTACCCATACTACTCCAACTCCGGGGTCCCCATCAATGGTGGACTGCCGCAGAACCAGAGCATCTCCAAACACCTGAGCAAGGCCCGGGTGGACATCGACAAGCTAATCCCCCACAAGGATTTCCGAGGCCTGGGCGTCATCGACTGGGAGAACTGGAGGCCTCAGTGGGTCCGAAACTGGGGTGCCAAGGACATCTACCGCAACAAGTCCAAGGAGCAGATACGGAAACTTCACCCGAACTGGCCGGAGAGCAAAGTGGAGAAGGAAGCGAAGGAGGGTTTCGAGAGGGCTGGGCAGACCTTCATGAACCTGACCTTGGCCCTGGCTGAAGGTCGCAGGCCAGACGGGCTTTGGGGGTTTTACCTGTTCCCAGACTGCTACAACTACGGGTATAAGCAGCACCCGCAGCGGTACACCGGCGAATGTCCCAACGTCGAGCACGTACGCAACGACCATCTGATGTGGCTCTGGAAGGAGAGCACGGCGCTCTACCCGTCCATCTACCTGGACTACGAGCTCAAGTCCTCCTCCAACACGGTCAAGTTCGTCCACTACCGGGTCAAGGAAGCCATGAGGATCGCGTCCATCGCCCGCACAGACTACACACTGCCAGTGTTTGTGTACTCCAGACCTTTCTACGCCTACACCTTTGTGGTTCTTTCCGAG agtgATCTGGTTCACACCATTGGGGAGAGCGCCGTTTTGGGAGTGTCAGGCGTCGTCCTCTGGGGATCATCAGAGTATGCACGATCACAG AGGAACTGCCTGACAGTGAAGAAGTACATCGACGGTCCGCTGGGACATTACGTCATCAACGTCACCTCCGCCGCCAAGCTGTGCAGCAAAGCGCTTTGCAAGAAGAACGGCAGGTGCGTCCGCAAGAGCCTTGACTCGGGCGCTTACCTGCACCTGAACCCGCGCTTCTTCCACATCCGCCGCAACCCGGCGCCCAGGGGCCCCCGCTTCCACGTCAGCGGCCACCTCAACAACCACGACATCCTGGACATGAAGCACAAGTTCACCTGCCAGTGCTACCAGGGCTGGACGGGCGTTTACTGCGAGATGCCacaggctcctcctcctccacctccttcttcGCCGCCTCGCCCCGCCTTCCCCCTGCCTCACCCCGCGGAGGACAGCCTGCTGGGAGAaatcctgctcctcctctccctccattttTCCTGTCTTTGTATCATCATGTTCCTGGGACTCTGTCTGGTTATCAAGTGTCTGATTCTGTAG